From the genome of Papaver somniferum cultivar HN1 chromosome 2, ASM357369v1, whole genome shotgun sequence, one region includes:
- the LOC113350170 gene encoding autophagy-related protein 18h-like isoform X1, translated as MRKGKGNGTRNNNGLLTNSIRIVSSCLKTVTTNATTVASTVRSASASVAASISVSNEDRKDQVLWAGFDKLELGPSTFKHVLLVGYCNGFQVLDVEDASNVTELVSKRDGRVTFLQIQPIPVNLGGPEGFGASHPLLLVVGGEETDSSGGVQGGGHSGGPFKDGNIEPQAGNCVSSPTAVRFYSLRSHSYVHLLRFRSAIYMVRCSPHIVAVGLAAQIYCFDALTLENKFSVLTYPVPQVGIQGELGVNIGYGPMGVGPRWLAYASVSPLLSNMGRLSPQILTPSPGVSPSTSPGNGSLMARYAMESSKHLAAGLINLGDMGYKTLSRYCQELLPDGSNSPVSSNSSWKVGRVGSPSHSAEPDNAGMVVVKDFVSRAVISQFRAHTSPISALCFDPSGTLLVTASIHGNNINIFRIMPSVIKNGAGTTSYDWSNSHVHLYKMHRGMTTAVIQDICFSQYSQWAAIISSRGTCHIFVISPFGGDTDFQTQSSHSDGPILLPGVSSPWWSTSSFIPNQQSFPPPPPVTLSAVSRIKDSYSKWIKSVTNVAASATGKTSVPSGAIASVFHNSIPRNLHSVPSRANALEHLLVYTPSGHLVQHELVPSLGTEPSDGGFRSEANSPVQQDEELKVKGEPIQWWDVCRKSDWPEREECFSKFDRFGLSAAEIAMDAADSEDNDVSSVISNSSTGSKDLAKPHERLHWYLSNAEVQISSGRIPIWQKSKISFYTMFPLRASERNFTEYDVGGEIDIEKVPSQEVEIRRKDLLPVFDHIHSIKSNWNDRSYVGGRFRSSSFSESHKVKGKLTEESGGYHSKPSSVVSAEGSNRGSSVTYGSLLDVDQLNTIKSPEHVDLTMNAIGNARSGSKKLDPLLMNPSFSSREYASSQSGSIDKFDSHVEESCVANDMSSLKSNTSGVREPIAEEDAFLSTNGISEISSASKQFSSSPTNLSEEAVPTNLHDEPDFGLFFQEGYCKPSELDESHELTGSVTDADSNSSHCEREKPEEGDHDDLPGGIFAFSEEG; from the exons ATGAGGAAAGGAAAAGGGAATGGTACTAGAAACAATAATGGGTTATTGACAAATTCAATAAGGATAGTATCATCTTGTTTAAAAACTGTTACTACTAATGCAACTACTGTTGCTAGTACTGTTCGTTCTGCTAGTGCCTCCGTTGCTGCTTCTATCTCTGTCTCTAATGAAGATCGTAAAGACCAG GTATTATGGGCTGGTTTCGACAAACTAGAGCTTGGTCCATCAACCTTCAAACATGTTCTTTTAGTTGGTTACTGCAATGGATTTCAAGTTCTTGATGTTGAGGATGCCTCTAATGTCACTGAATTGGTTTCAAAACGGGACGGTCGAGTTACATTCCTACAGATTCAGCCGATTCCAGTAAATTTAGGAGGACCTGAAGGTTTTGGAGCATCACATCCTTTGCTTTTAGTTGTTGGAGGGGAGGAAACCGACAGTTCAGGAGGGGTTCAAGGAGGGGGACATTCAGGTGGTCCGTTTAAAGATGGTAATATTGAGCCTCAAGCAGGAAACTGTGTTTCGTCTCCTACAGCTGTTCGGTTTTATTCACTAAGGTCTCACAGTTATGTGCATCTCTTGCGCTTTCGGTCGGCAATTTACATGGTTAGATGCAGCCCTCACATAGTAGCTGTTGGTCTTGCAGCACAA ATTTACTGCTTCGATGCCCTCACTCTCGAGAACAAATTTAGTGTGCTGACCTACCCTGTGCCCCAGGTAGGAATACAAGGAGAGCTTGGGGTCAACATCGGGTATGGTCCAATGGGTGTGGGTCCTAGGTGGTTAGCTTATGCTTCTGTCAGTCCTCTGTTGTCAAACATGGGCCGGCTAAGTCCACAAATCCTCACCCCTTCTCCAGGTGTTAGTCCTTCAACTTCACCCGGCAATGGGAGCTTGATGGCTCGTTATGCAATGGAATCTAGCAAACATTTAGCTGCTGGATTAATCAATCTAGGCGATATGGGATACAAGACTTTGTCTAGGTACTGTCAAGAGCTCCTTCCTGATGGTTCAAACTCTCCTGTATCATCTAATTCTAGCTGGAAAGTTGGTAGGGTTGGGTCACCATCACATTCTGCTGAACCTGATAATGCGGGGATG GTTGTTGTGAAGGATTTCGTCTCCAGGGCAGTTATTTCACAGTTCAGAGCTCATACAAGCCCAATATCTGCATTGTGTTTCGATCCAAGTGGGACTCTTCTGGTCACTGCATCTATACATGGCAACAACATAAATATCTTCCGAATTATGCCATCCGTCATAAAGAATGGGGCAGGTACGACAAGCTACGATTGGAGCAATTCTCATGTTCATCTTTACAAGATGCATCGTGGAATGACAACAGCT GTTATACAAGACATCTGCTTTAGTCAGTATAGTCAGTGGGCAGCTATCATATCGTCCAGGGGAACTTGCCATATCTTTGTTATATCTCCTTTTGGAGGTGATACTGATTTTCAAACACAAAGTTCTCATAGTGATGGGCCCATCCTGTTACCAGGTGTATCTTCACCATGGTGGTCCACCTCATCTTTCATTCCAAATCAACAGTCGTTTCCTCCCCCACCTCCAGTTACATTATCTGCAGTGAGCAGGATAAAAGACAGTTATTCTAAATGGATAAAATCGGTTACCAACGTTGCAGCCTCTGCAACAGGAAAGACATCTGTTCCATCCGGTGCTATTGCTTCGGTTTTCCACAACTCTATACCTCGCAATCTTCACTCTGTTCCTTCCAGGGCAAATGCGCTGGAGCATCTATTGGTCTATACTCCTTCTGGACATCTAGTTCAACATGAGCTTGTGCCATCTTTGGGTACAGAGCCAAGTGACGGTGGTTTTAGAAGTGAGGCAAATTCTCCGGTGCAACAAGATGAGGAACTAAAGGTGAAAGGTGAACCTATTCAGTGGTGGGATGTTTGCCGAAAATCAGATTGGCCAGAAAGAGAGGAATGTTTCTCTAAATTTGACCGGTTTGGACTAAGTGCTGCAGAGATTGCCATGGATGCTGCTGATTCTGAGGATAATGATGTAAGTTCGGTGATATCAAACAGTTCCACAGGTAGCAAAGATTTAGCAAAACCccatgaaagacttcattggtatctCTCTAATGCGGAGGTGCAGATAAGCTCTGGGAGGATACCGATATGGCAGAAATCCAAG ATTTCGTTCTACACGATGTTTCCTTTGAGGGCTAGTGAGAGGAATTTTACAGAATATGATGTTGGTGGAGAGATTGACATCGAGAAGGTTCCTTCTCAAGAGGTTGAGATAAGGCGAAAAGACTTACTGCCTGTCTTTGACCATATCCATAGCATCAAATCAAATTGGAATGACAG GAGCTATGTAGGTGGGCGCTTTCGAAGTTCTTCATTTTCTGAGTCTCACAAAGTGAAAGGCAAGCTCACAGAAGAATCTGGAGGATACCATTCTAAGCCATCATCGGTTGTGTCAGCAGAAGGCTCAAATAGAG GGTCATCAGTAACATATGGAAGTTTACTTGATGTGGATCAATTGAACACAATCAAGTCTCCTGAACATGTTGACCTAACTATGAATGCGATAGGAAATGCAAGAAGTGGAAGTAAGAAGCTCGATCCACTCCTAATGAACCCAAGCTTCTCCAGTAGAGAATATGCATCATCTCAATCGGGAAGCATTGACAAGTTTGATTCTCATGTAGAAGAAAGTTGTGTTGCAAATGATATGTCCTCCTTAAAAAGTAACACGTCTGGTGTCAGAGAACCTATAGCTGAAGAAGATGCCTTTTTAAGCACCAATGGGATCTCTGAAATTTCTAGTGCGTCTAAACAGTTCTCCTCAAGTCCAACTAATCTTTCAGAGGAAGCTGTGCCTACAAACTTGCATGATGAACCAGATTTCGGGCTATTCTTTCAGGAAGGATACTGTAAACCCTCTGAGCTTGACGAATCTCACGAGTTAACTGGATCTGTTACTGATGCAGACAGTAATAGTAGTCACTGTGAGAGGGAGAAACCTGAAGAAGGAGACCATGACGACCTGCCTGGGGGTATCTTTGCCTTCAGCGAAGAAG GTTGA
- the LOC113350170 gene encoding autophagy-related protein 18h-like isoform X2 translates to MRKGKGNGTRNNNGLLTNSIRIVSSCLKTVTTNATTVASTVRSASASVAASISVSNEDRKDQVLWAGFDKLELGPSTFKHVLLVGYCNGFQVLDVEDASNVTELVSKRDGRVTFLQIQPIPVNLGGPEGFGASHPLLLVVGGEETDSSGGVQGGGHSGGPFKDGNIEPQAGNCVSSPTAVRFYSLRSHSYVHLLRFRSAIYMVRCSPHIVAVGLAAQIYCFDALTLENKFSVLTYPVPQVGIQGELGVNIGYGPMGVGPRWLAYASVSPLLSNMGRLSPQILTPSPGVSPSTSPGNGSLMARYAMESSKHLAAGLINLGDMGYKTLSRYCQELLPDGSNSPVSSNSSWKVGRVGSPSHSAEPDNAGMVVVKDFVSRAVISQFRAHTSPISALCFDPSGTLLVTASIHGNNINIFRIMPSVIKNGAGTTSYDWSNSHVHLYKMHRGMTTAVIQDICFSQYSQWAAIISSRGTCHIFVISPFGGDTDFQTQSSHSDGPILLPGVSSPWWSTSSFIPNQQSFPPPPPVTLSAVSRIKDSYSKWIKSVTNVAASATGKTSVPSGAIASVFHNSIPRNLHSVPSRANALEHLLVYTPSGHLVQHELVPSLGTEPSDGGFRSEANSPVQQDEELKVKGEPIQWWDVCRKSDWPEREECFSKFDRFGLSAAEIAMDAADSEDNDVSSVISNSSTGSKDLAKPHERLHWYLSNAEVQISSGRIPIWQKSKISFYTMFPLRASERNFTEYDVGGEIDIEKVPSQEVEIRRKDLLPVFDHIHSIKSNWNDRSYVGGRFRSSSFSESHKVKGKLTEESGGYHSKPSSVVSAEGSNRVTYGSLLDVDQLNTIKSPEHVDLTMNAIGNARSGSKKLDPLLMNPSFSSREYASSQSGSIDKFDSHVEESCVANDMSSLKSNTSGVREPIAEEDAFLSTNGISEISSASKQFSSSPTNLSEEAVPTNLHDEPDFGLFFQEGYCKPSELDESHELTGSVTDADSNSSHCEREKPEEGDHDDLPGGIFAFSEEG, encoded by the exons ATGAGGAAAGGAAAAGGGAATGGTACTAGAAACAATAATGGGTTATTGACAAATTCAATAAGGATAGTATCATCTTGTTTAAAAACTGTTACTACTAATGCAACTACTGTTGCTAGTACTGTTCGTTCTGCTAGTGCCTCCGTTGCTGCTTCTATCTCTGTCTCTAATGAAGATCGTAAAGACCAG GTATTATGGGCTGGTTTCGACAAACTAGAGCTTGGTCCATCAACCTTCAAACATGTTCTTTTAGTTGGTTACTGCAATGGATTTCAAGTTCTTGATGTTGAGGATGCCTCTAATGTCACTGAATTGGTTTCAAAACGGGACGGTCGAGTTACATTCCTACAGATTCAGCCGATTCCAGTAAATTTAGGAGGACCTGAAGGTTTTGGAGCATCACATCCTTTGCTTTTAGTTGTTGGAGGGGAGGAAACCGACAGTTCAGGAGGGGTTCAAGGAGGGGGACATTCAGGTGGTCCGTTTAAAGATGGTAATATTGAGCCTCAAGCAGGAAACTGTGTTTCGTCTCCTACAGCTGTTCGGTTTTATTCACTAAGGTCTCACAGTTATGTGCATCTCTTGCGCTTTCGGTCGGCAATTTACATGGTTAGATGCAGCCCTCACATAGTAGCTGTTGGTCTTGCAGCACAA ATTTACTGCTTCGATGCCCTCACTCTCGAGAACAAATTTAGTGTGCTGACCTACCCTGTGCCCCAGGTAGGAATACAAGGAGAGCTTGGGGTCAACATCGGGTATGGTCCAATGGGTGTGGGTCCTAGGTGGTTAGCTTATGCTTCTGTCAGTCCTCTGTTGTCAAACATGGGCCGGCTAAGTCCACAAATCCTCACCCCTTCTCCAGGTGTTAGTCCTTCAACTTCACCCGGCAATGGGAGCTTGATGGCTCGTTATGCAATGGAATCTAGCAAACATTTAGCTGCTGGATTAATCAATCTAGGCGATATGGGATACAAGACTTTGTCTAGGTACTGTCAAGAGCTCCTTCCTGATGGTTCAAACTCTCCTGTATCATCTAATTCTAGCTGGAAAGTTGGTAGGGTTGGGTCACCATCACATTCTGCTGAACCTGATAATGCGGGGATG GTTGTTGTGAAGGATTTCGTCTCCAGGGCAGTTATTTCACAGTTCAGAGCTCATACAAGCCCAATATCTGCATTGTGTTTCGATCCAAGTGGGACTCTTCTGGTCACTGCATCTATACATGGCAACAACATAAATATCTTCCGAATTATGCCATCCGTCATAAAGAATGGGGCAGGTACGACAAGCTACGATTGGAGCAATTCTCATGTTCATCTTTACAAGATGCATCGTGGAATGACAACAGCT GTTATACAAGACATCTGCTTTAGTCAGTATAGTCAGTGGGCAGCTATCATATCGTCCAGGGGAACTTGCCATATCTTTGTTATATCTCCTTTTGGAGGTGATACTGATTTTCAAACACAAAGTTCTCATAGTGATGGGCCCATCCTGTTACCAGGTGTATCTTCACCATGGTGGTCCACCTCATCTTTCATTCCAAATCAACAGTCGTTTCCTCCCCCACCTCCAGTTACATTATCTGCAGTGAGCAGGATAAAAGACAGTTATTCTAAATGGATAAAATCGGTTACCAACGTTGCAGCCTCTGCAACAGGAAAGACATCTGTTCCATCCGGTGCTATTGCTTCGGTTTTCCACAACTCTATACCTCGCAATCTTCACTCTGTTCCTTCCAGGGCAAATGCGCTGGAGCATCTATTGGTCTATACTCCTTCTGGACATCTAGTTCAACATGAGCTTGTGCCATCTTTGGGTACAGAGCCAAGTGACGGTGGTTTTAGAAGTGAGGCAAATTCTCCGGTGCAACAAGATGAGGAACTAAAGGTGAAAGGTGAACCTATTCAGTGGTGGGATGTTTGCCGAAAATCAGATTGGCCAGAAAGAGAGGAATGTTTCTCTAAATTTGACCGGTTTGGACTAAGTGCTGCAGAGATTGCCATGGATGCTGCTGATTCTGAGGATAATGATGTAAGTTCGGTGATATCAAACAGTTCCACAGGTAGCAAAGATTTAGCAAAACCccatgaaagacttcattggtatctCTCTAATGCGGAGGTGCAGATAAGCTCTGGGAGGATACCGATATGGCAGAAATCCAAG ATTTCGTTCTACACGATGTTTCCTTTGAGGGCTAGTGAGAGGAATTTTACAGAATATGATGTTGGTGGAGAGATTGACATCGAGAAGGTTCCTTCTCAAGAGGTTGAGATAAGGCGAAAAGACTTACTGCCTGTCTTTGACCATATCCATAGCATCAAATCAAATTGGAATGACAG GAGCTATGTAGGTGGGCGCTTTCGAAGTTCTTCATTTTCTGAGTCTCACAAAGTGAAAGGCAAGCTCACAGAAGAATCTGGAGGATACCATTCTAAGCCATCATCGGTTGTGTCAGCAGAAGGCTCAAATAGAG TAACATATGGAAGTTTACTTGATGTGGATCAATTGAACACAATCAAGTCTCCTGAACATGTTGACCTAACTATGAATGCGATAGGAAATGCAAGAAGTGGAAGTAAGAAGCTCGATCCACTCCTAATGAACCCAAGCTTCTCCAGTAGAGAATATGCATCATCTCAATCGGGAAGCATTGACAAGTTTGATTCTCATGTAGAAGAAAGTTGTGTTGCAAATGATATGTCCTCCTTAAAAAGTAACACGTCTGGTGTCAGAGAACCTATAGCTGAAGAAGATGCCTTTTTAAGCACCAATGGGATCTCTGAAATTTCTAGTGCGTCTAAACAGTTCTCCTCAAGTCCAACTAATCTTTCAGAGGAAGCTGTGCCTACAAACTTGCATGATGAACCAGATTTCGGGCTATTCTTTCAGGAAGGATACTGTAAACCCTCTGAGCTTGACGAATCTCACGAGTTAACTGGATCTGTTACTGATGCAGACAGTAATAGTAGTCACTGTGAGAGGGAGAAACCTGAAGAAGGAGACCATGACGACCTGCCTGGGGGTATCTTTGCCTTCAGCGAAGAAG GTTGA